The Brenneria rubrifaciens genome has a window encoding:
- the cbl gene encoding HTH-type transcriptional regulator Cbl codes for MNFQQLKIIRESARCNYNLTEVANTLFTSQSGVSRHIRELEEELGIEIFIRRGKRLLGMTEPGKELLIVAERILNDASNIRRLANVFTNNDAGQLVIATTHTQARYSLPQVIKAFRSLYPQVRLVLNQGTPDEIVAMLNAGEADIGIASEQLIDDASLAAFPYYRWHHSVIVPENHPLASEPLLTLEKLNTVPLITYRQGITGRSRLDRAFQAAGMSPDITLSAQDSDVIKTYVELGLGVGIVADRCYDPVRDQGLIRLNAEHLFEANTVWLGLKKNQLQRNYTWKFIQLCNTELSLTEIKDKVFSDNDEAAIDYQI; via the coding sequence GTGAATTTTCAGCAACTGAAGATTATTCGCGAATCAGCGCGGTGTAATTACAACCTGACCGAAGTGGCGAATACGCTGTTTACCTCTCAATCCGGTGTGAGCCGTCATATCCGCGAGTTGGAAGAGGAACTGGGGATTGAAATCTTTATTCGCCGTGGTAAACGACTACTGGGAATGACAGAACCCGGTAAAGAGCTGTTGATTGTAGCAGAAAGGATTTTGAACGACGCCAGCAATATCCGTCGTCTGGCAAATGTTTTTACCAATAACGACGCGGGTCAGTTGGTGATTGCGACCACCCACACCCAGGCCCGCTATAGTCTGCCTCAGGTGATCAAAGCGTTTCGCTCGCTGTATCCGCAGGTTCGCCTGGTGCTGAATCAGGGGACGCCTGATGAGATCGTGGCGATGCTGAATGCCGGGGAAGCCGATATCGGTATTGCCAGTGAACAACTGATTGATGATGCTTCGTTGGCCGCTTTTCCTTATTACCGCTGGCACCATTCGGTCATTGTGCCGGAAAATCATCCGTTGGCGAGCGAACCGCTACTCACGCTGGAGAAACTCAACACCGTGCCGTTAATTACCTACCGTCAGGGAATTACCGGTCGGTCCCGTTTGGATCGCGCATTTCAGGCAGCCGGTATGTCGCCGGATATTACCTTGAGCGCGCAGGATTCGGATGTGATTAAAACGTATGTTGAACTGGGGCTTGGCGTCGGGATTGTAGCGGATCGCTGTTACGATCCCGTGCGTGACCAAGGGTTGATCAGGCTGAATGCGGAACATCTTTTTGAGGCGAATACAGTTTGGCTGGGGTTAAAAAAGAATCAGTTACAACGTAACTATACCTGGAAATTCATCCAGCTCTGTAATACTGAATTGTCATTGACGGAAATTAAGGACAAG
- a CDS encoding MATE family efflux transporter, whose amino-acid sequence MKTPVKNSQNLDGLANDDIFPLILKLAIPTIIGVSVSALYQLLNAFFIGRLGTHAIAAMALTFPFAIAISTIGICFGAGGASFVSRSLGSGKIKEAGRYALSSFLGGLITALLLSFLIRSASLKIFVFMGAENETLILSQRYLRWLLMGYILVVINMISGFIVRAEGNTRMSMKTQLMAFGCNAILDPIFIFYFNFGIEGAGIATLLGQCASVAMYIIHFSTGKSAINLTQGLAAKKDVFAILGIGFPTALNALLQVVSISFLNRVALQYGDAVVAGIGISSRLLMVAALPLNGLCMGAQVLVGYNIGADKFQRVRDVIKTLSLLACGSALLYSLICLAFSEQMASFFSDDKQVIDVASLSIQIFHLAMPFIALQQIFLMYFQSIGVAKIALYVSLLRYLVLTLPLLWILPWYWNVSGIYWAFPLADIVTGLIGFAILRAQMSSLKRTDSARLW is encoded by the coding sequence ATGAAAACGCCTGTCAAAAATTCACAAAATCTGGATGGGTTAGCCAACGATGACATTTTTCCATTAATTTTAAAATTAGCTATACCTACCATTATTGGCGTGAGCGTCAGTGCATTATACCAGCTTTTAAACGCTTTTTTTATTGGCCGTTTGGGTACGCACGCTATCGCAGCGATGGCGCTGACATTCCCTTTCGCGATAGCGATCTCCACCATTGGGATCTGTTTTGGCGCGGGAGGTGCGTCTTTTGTATCCCGCAGTCTTGGCTCGGGAAAAATAAAGGAAGCAGGCCGCTATGCGCTTTCCTCGTTTTTAGGCGGGCTGATTACTGCTTTATTACTTAGCTTTTTGATTCGTTCAGCCTCATTAAAAATATTCGTCTTTATGGGCGCGGAGAATGAGACGTTAATTTTGTCGCAGCGTTATCTTCGATGGCTGCTAATGGGTTACATACTGGTCGTCATCAATATGATTTCTGGGTTCATTGTTCGGGCGGAGGGCAATACCCGCATGAGTATGAAAACGCAGTTGATGGCGTTTGGGTGTAATGCCATTCTCGATCCGATTTTTATCTTTTATTTTAATTTTGGCATAGAAGGCGCCGGTATCGCAACGCTATTGGGGCAATGCGCTTCGGTCGCAATGTATATTATTCATTTTTCGACAGGGAAAAGCGCCATCAATCTAACTCAAGGTTTAGCCGCCAAAAAAGATGTTTTCGCGATCCTCGGCATAGGATTTCCCACGGCGCTAAACGCATTGTTACAGGTGGTGTCGATATCATTTTTAAACCGGGTTGCTTTACAGTACGGCGATGCGGTTGTCGCCGGCATTGGCATATCTTCCCGTTTACTGATGGTCGCGGCATTACCTTTGAATGGGCTATGTATGGGGGCGCAAGTCCTTGTCGGTTATAATATCGGCGCAGATAAATTTCAGCGGGTGCGCGATGTAATAAAAACGCTCTCTCTGCTTGCCTGTGGTAGCGCATTGCTTTATTCGCTTATCTGTTTAGCTTTTTCAGAACAGATGGCATCATTTTTCTCCGATGATAAGCAAGTCATTGATGTGGCGTCACTGTCAATTCAAATTTTTCATCTGGCAATGCCATTTATCGCGTTACAGCAAATTTTTCTCATGTACTTCCAGTCAATTGGCGTCGCTAAAATCGCGCTCTATGTCTCTTTGCTGCGTTATTTAGTATTAACTCTCCCTCTATTATGGATTCTCCCCTGGTACTGGAATGTTTCGGGGATATATTGGGCATTTCCTCTTGCAGATATTGTGACCGGCTTAATAGGCTTCGCTATTTTGCGTGCGCAGATGTCGTCTTTGAAAAGGACTGACAGCGCCAGATTGTGGTAA
- a CDS encoding non-ribosomal peptide synthetase, giving the protein MGTINMEDVRQKGVINHFRKYVINHPSKIAVIDESDALTYQQLDSLSNNIAGNLARRGVRQGDIVGVMIERSCNLLAVMLAIFKLRAVYLPLDSSYPSERLAYMCQKSNCKTVLIEEKHEKHNEFSNETEILNLDVLLNPVDEKTDYCYDDNDLAYIIFTSGTTGEPKGVMIQHKGLANHLVAKVKDLSLNDQDTLAQTASQCFDISLWQFLSALMVGGTTSIISSETIRDIPCFYAALNRFAITVVQYVPSLLNQFIEGIRKIDHCASLSTIRVIATVGEPLQPWLCKKWFAIFPHIPILNHYGPTECADGVMHHLITSTPTSGYTPIGKPIEGLTAYVIEPASEGDLKQVADGEIGELYVSGVGVSCGYINDAEKTASAFLSNPFQQGEQVSRLYKTGDLVKIRSDGLFECLGRTDRQVKLRGYRIELNEVDNVISKFEKIKISATKLINENKIKITSRENLENKTEQDYLPRLVTFIEVLAPVTRKELVDFIREKLPDYMVPDAFYQLGKIPTNSNGKLDYNALPSPDNIRPVIDTEYSPPQSSQEKQLCSIFSRVLHLDKVGIKDKFIELGGDSLRAMLAINFINKEMSCGVQLFELYNLTIDELAKKIENGDNRVMLPEITQSSASPDGNYPLSQTQRHLWFLWKLEPEIKNYILQTSFELTGHIDSNNIRSAWGELIESYDTFSIRFLEEGGEPFIRFSTPNTTLDELDFSPYSEEVQAEKLKEIKLKNAEYEFDLEKGPIYKALLIKMSDARAMILFTTHEIIMDAWSLSLLAKKFSSFYHHLPVEKEKIAFKDYVSWEKNHINKNSLSEQKRFWEQSLSGELPKILLPSDKKRPAIRSYRCDSVGFSLSSDDRNNLHAVAKSANATLFSTILAIFDLLIYNYTEQTDVIIGAPHVIREKSGTENLIGFFLNMLPLRVKIDEENHFIDYLSQVNEKVSHSLSHANYPFSWMLESLNFSRDSNVSPIFQIMFNMYSEQAENISTSQKRQELLVRVKEINNHYSKYDLVLYCQEENDTLYFQFTYCVDLFSRGYIIRMAENFKELITNIIKNTTSPIGDYPCLSSSEINFLEEYNNIQKARSGELISLSNTLNEALEKYKHDTAYIWKDGSITYSELDCYINSICFYLESKGCHDGARILIQNDRGIHCIALILACCKMGITYVVAGSYNSQKRVVAIAESLNPIAIVTDRLATGFDKKYVIISTDEIAALSSERNVTPWRKAPENTTLQIVYTSGSSGVPKGVIIPVKACVNRLQWMWDTHPFQSNDRAIVQKSASLVASAWEIYGALLKGVPSYLLSEQELLDPERFVDVLVFKKITHLLCSPSVISLLLSFEDKALLARHSLRFVTSSAEPLSPSLAKDFYETFPDVPLFNFYGSTECCSNAATCLVDKETLTDTDIIPVGVPLTNVGIAIVNRKNKLVPRGVSGELVIAGRCLSDGYLLDSTLTQEKFVPNDIDVLKDFGSLMYKTGDIGRFREDDLLELIGRKDNQVKYRGFRVELEEIELVLKTHPQIKDAAAKLITHHDTVLLVAFLVTDMSPVSEDTLKQYMRNRLPTYSIPNKIVFRNELPRLSGGKLNRAGLVFEDDENLTHSISANNFTTTERIIADIWEKLLLTNNINKKSNFFDLGGNSMLSVRCVALAAAKGVNFTVSQIYNNPVLDTLAASIKEQCFKNEYVSSNENNRLKTLPMVRFFYHRVKLMEHFNISEMFIDTENVLDKSVLIQAINQLTQDYSLLRMVADQKDDDIQFYSLVSAEGLHIQQIGCFSSRVEADAALSYAAANEQYSFKFDRNVPLAKCILFEAKVNEHCYNTLFILTHHYIVDGYSFRLLLDEIERYYFLIMNGEKPVPVYRDIYYLNNWYDDLELYTTKYYQDILKYWREQPWDMLSSISGDCSVNRTEYYKSINNEEISTLKNLHAEEYSSLCHDVGIKYIKFNQEMSSVFFNIHLYEVNVDVIDVLLSLLTFSFGKIKDDKISLFIDNVDMCRIPFGKNDDLSTVLGQCIEFLPLPIVVDKTDSILNSSIKINALRKSISFKGLGLRSLTYLKNINPEVAIPGFTWPSVMINYRGSLDNGRYSNFIGLKKSNLWKGVSFGTIHTYKVWVNIDKIDGNLLIELLYDKTKYSRAEIDVISTIIKSDFMSFAENLTAQNA; this is encoded by the coding sequence TTTATCAGCATTAATGGTCGGTGGAACCACAAGTATCATCTCATCAGAAACAATACGGGATATACCCTGCTTTTATGCAGCCTTGAACCGATTTGCAATCACCGTGGTTCAATATGTTCCTTCACTATTAAATCAATTTATTGAAGGTATTCGCAAGATTGATCATTGTGCCTCTCTTTCAACAATCAGAGTTATCGCCACTGTAGGCGAACCATTACAACCCTGGTTGTGCAAGAAATGGTTTGCTATTTTTCCGCATATTCCAATTTTAAATCATTATGGGCCAACTGAATGCGCCGATGGCGTGATGCACCATCTGATTACATCAACGCCAACTTCCGGGTACACCCCAATAGGAAAACCCATAGAGGGATTGACAGCCTATGTTATTGAACCTGCTTCAGAGGGCGATTTGAAACAGGTGGCTGACGGTGAAATCGGCGAGCTGTATGTCAGTGGCGTCGGTGTATCCTGTGGTTATATTAACGACGCAGAGAAAACAGCCTCGGCTTTCTTGTCCAATCCGTTTCAGCAAGGGGAACAAGTTTCCCGACTATACAAAACAGGCGATCTAGTCAAAATAAGGTCTGATGGTCTTTTCGAATGTCTGGGCAGAACGGACAGGCAAGTAAAATTAAGAGGTTATCGCATTGAATTAAATGAAGTAGATAATGTGATAAGCAAATTTGAAAAAATAAAAATCAGCGCAACAAAACTGATAAATGAGAATAAAATAAAAATTACGTCACGGGAAAATCTGGAAAATAAAACAGAACAAGATTATCTTCCTAGATTAGTTACCTTTATTGAAGTGTTGGCGCCGGTTACACGAAAAGAGTTAGTTGATTTCATCCGTGAGAAATTGCCTGACTACATGGTTCCTGACGCGTTTTATCAATTAGGCAAGATACCGACGAACAGCAATGGCAAGCTTGATTACAATGCATTACCCTCACCCGATAACATTAGGCCGGTGATTGATACGGAATATTCTCCACCACAAAGCAGCCAAGAAAAGCAGCTATGCTCTATTTTTAGCAGAGTGCTACACTTGGATAAAGTCGGTATAAAAGATAAATTTATTGAATTAGGCGGAGATTCTCTGCGCGCTATGTTGGCAATTAATTTTATCAATAAAGAAATGTCATGCGGCGTCCAACTCTTTGAATTATATAACCTCACTATAGATGAATTGGCTAAAAAAATTGAGAATGGTGACAACCGTGTGATGTTGCCTGAGATTACACAATCATCTGCTTCCCCGGATGGAAATTATCCGTTGAGTCAGACACAGCGCCATCTGTGGTTTTTATGGAAACTTGAACCAGAAATAAAAAATTATATCCTTCAAACAAGTTTTGAACTGACAGGCCATATCGATAGCAACAACATACGATCTGCATGGGGTGAATTAATTGAAAGCTATGACACGTTCAGCATAAGATTTCTGGAAGAAGGGGGGGAGCCTTTTATCCGGTTCAGTACACCCAATACCACGCTGGATGAATTAGATTTTTCCCCATATTCAGAAGAAGTTCAGGCGGAAAAGTTAAAAGAAATAAAGTTAAAGAATGCAGAATATGAATTTGATTTAGAAAAAGGTCCTATTTATAAAGCATTGCTCATCAAAATGAGTGACGCCAGAGCAATGATATTGTTTACCACGCATGAGATTATAATGGATGCCTGGTCTCTTTCTCTGTTGGCTAAGAAGTTTTCATCTTTTTATCATCATCTTCCAGTGGAAAAAGAAAAGATAGCATTTAAAGACTATGTTTCCTGGGAAAAAAATCATATCAACAAAAACTCATTATCGGAGCAAAAGCGCTTTTGGGAACAATCGCTTAGTGGCGAACTGCCTAAAATACTCTTACCCAGCGATAAGAAAAGACCGGCAATACGGTCATATCGTTGTGACTCAGTAGGTTTTTCATTATCCTCCGATGACCGTAATAATCTTCATGCTGTGGCTAAATCGGCTAATGCAACACTATTTTCCACAATACTGGCCATTTTTGATTTGCTGATTTACAACTATACTGAGCAAACCGATGTTATCATCGGTGCACCCCATGTGATCAGAGAAAAAAGCGGCACTGAGAACCTTATTGGTTTTTTCTTGAACATGCTTCCTCTAAGGGTGAAGATAGATGAGGAAAATCATTTCATTGATTATCTCAGCCAGGTCAACGAAAAAGTCAGTCACTCTTTATCGCATGCGAATTATCCTTTTAGTTGGATGCTGGAGTCATTGAATTTTTCTCGCGACAGTAATGTTTCTCCAATATTTCAAATTATGTTCAATATGTATTCTGAACAAGCAGAAAATATTTCTACATCACAAAAGCGTCAAGAGTTACTTGTTAGGGTCAAAGAAATAAATAATCATTACAGCAAATATGATTTAGTCTTATATTGTCAGGAAGAAAACGATACATTATATTTTCAGTTCACTTATTGTGTAGATCTTTTCAGTAGAGGGTATATCATCCGAATGGCTGAAAATTTCAAGGAACTGATAACAAATATCATTAAAAATACGACAAGTCCTATCGGTGACTATCCATGCCTATCAAGTTCTGAAATTAATTTTCTGGAGGAATATAATAATATTCAAAAAGCACGTTCCGGTGAACTGATCTCTCTTTCAAATACACTGAATGAAGCTTTAGAAAAGTATAAGCATGATACCGCTTATATTTGGAAAGATGGCAGCATAACGTATAGTGAACTTGATTGCTATATCAATTCCATTTGCTTTTACCTGGAAAGTAAGGGATGTCATGACGGGGCGCGAATTTTAATCCAAAATGATAGGGGTATTCATTGTATTGCGCTAATCTTAGCATGTTGCAAAATGGGAATAACCTACGTGGTAGCAGGAAGCTATAATTCTCAGAAGAGAGTCGTGGCTATCGCTGAATCCCTTAACCCTATCGCCATTGTCACCGACAGACTCGCCACGGGTTTTGACAAAAAATATGTGATCATCAGTACTGATGAGATCGCCGCTTTATCTTCCGAGCGAAATGTGACCCCCTGGCGGAAAGCGCCAGAAAATACAACACTACAAATTGTCTATACATCCGGGTCTAGCGGGGTTCCAAAAGGCGTTATCATTCCAGTAAAAGCGTGTGTTAATCGATTACAATGGATGTGGGATACCCATCCTTTTCAATCCAATGATCGTGCTATCGTACAAAAATCGGCTTCTCTGGTTGCTAGTGCTTGGGAAATTTACGGTGCTTTACTTAAAGGCGTACCGAGTTACTTATTAAGCGAACAGGAGTTGCTCGATCCCGAACGTTTTGTTGACGTTTTAGTGTTTAAGAAAATAACCCATCTTTTATGTTCTCCCAGCGTCATCTCTTTATTATTATCCTTTGAGGATAAAGCGTTATTAGCCCGCCACTCACTAAGATTTGTCACCTCAAGTGCCGAACCGTTGTCGCCATCTCTGGCAAAAGATTTTTATGAAACCTTCCCGGACGTCCCTTTATTTAATTTCTATGGCTCAACGGAATGTTGTTCTAATGCGGCGACTTGCTTAGTTGATAAGGAAACATTAACGGATACCGATATCATTCCTGTCGGTGTCCCGTTGACAAATGTTGGCATCGCCATCGTTAATAGAAAAAATAAATTGGTGCCCAGAGGCGTCTCAGGAGAGTTGGTGATTGCGGGAAGATGCTTATCCGATGGCTATCTTTTAGATTCAACACTCACTCAAGAAAAGTTTGTTCCTAACGATATTGATGTATTGAAAGATTTCGGATCGCTCATGTATAAAACCGGCGATATCGGGCGCTTCAGAGAAGATGATTTACTCGAATTAATTGGAAGAAAGGATAATCAAGTAAAATATAGAGGGTTTAGAGTCGAACTTGAAGAAATTGAATTGGTATTAAAAACCCATCCTCAAATAAAGGATGCGGCAGCAAAGTTAATCACCCATCACGATACTGTTCTTCTTGTCGCTTTTCTCGTAACCGATATGTCCCCAGTGTCTGAAGATACCCTCAAACAATATATGAGGAATAGACTGCCCACTTATTCGATACCGAATAAAATTGTATTTCGCAACGAACTGCCACGTTTGTCTGGTGGTAAGCTAAACCGAGCAGGTCTGGTATTCGAGGATGATGAAAATCTTACACACTCTATCAGTGCGAATAATTTTACCACCACAGAACGCATTATTGCAGACATATGGGAAAAACTGCTTTTAACCAATAACATTAATAAAAAATCAAATTTTTTCGACCTCGGTGGAAACTCTATGCTGAGTGTACGGTGCGTTGCGCTGGCAGCGGCAAAAGGCGTTAATTTTACCGTCAGTCAGATTTATAACAATCCCGTATTGGATACGTTGGCCGCCTCCATAAAAGAACAGTGTTTTAAAAATGAGTATGTTTCATCCAATGAAAATAACAGGTTAAAAACGCTTCCTATGGTGCGATTTTTTTATCACCGTGTGAAGTTGATGGAGCATTTTAATATTTCGGAGATGTTCATTGATACTGAAAATGTATTAGATAAGTCTGTATTGATTCAAGCCATAAATCAGCTTACTCAGGACTATAGCTTGTTGCGTATGGTGGCTGATCAAAAGGATGATGATATTCAATTCTATTCGCTGGTTTCCGCCGAAGGGCTTCATATCCAACAAATAGGGTGCTTTTCTTCCAGGGTTGAGGCTGACGCGGCGCTATCCTATGCTGCGGCCAATGAACAGTATTCATTTAAGTTTGATCGTAATGTGCCACTCGCGAAATGTATATTATTCGAAGCAAAAGTAAATGAACATTGCTATAACACGTTATTTATTTTAACGCATCATTACATTGTTGATGGATACAGTTTTAGGTTATTATTGGATGAGATAGAACGTTATTATTTTTTGATAATGAACGGGGAAAAACCTGTTCCTGTTTACCGTGATATCTATTATTTGAATAATTGGTATGATGACCTTGAGCTTTATACTACTAAATACTATCAGGACATTCTAAAATATTGGCGCGAACAGCCGTGGGATATGTTATCCAGTATTAGCGGTGATTGTTCGGTAAATCGGACTGAATATTATAAGAGCATTAACAATGAAGAAATTTCTACGTTAAAAAATCTTCACGCTGAAGAATACAGTTCTTTATGTCATGATGTCGGGATAAAGTATATTAAATTCAACCAAGAGATGAGCAGCGTTTTCTTTAATATACATTTATATGAAGTTAATGTTGACGTTATAGATGTGTTGTTGTCGTTATTGACATTTTCCTTTGGAAAAATTAAAGATGATAAAATATCGCTCTTTATTGACAATGTAGACATGTGCCGGATACCGTTTGGAAAAAATGATGATCTTTCTACAGTGTTGGGACAGTGTATTGAGTTTTTACCGCTGCCAATTGTAGTAGATAAAACGGATAGCATTTTAAATAGTTCTATTAAGATTAATGCATTGAGAAAATCCATCTCCTTCAAAGGACTTGGATTGCGCAGTTTAACTTATTTGAAGAATATTAACCCTGAAGTCGCCATTCCCGGATTTACTTGGCCATCAGTCATGATTAATTACCGGGGATCATTGGATAATGGACGGTATTCAAACTTTATAGGTTTAAAAAAATCCAACCTATGGAAAGGTGTATCCTTTGGGACGATTCATACTTATAAAGTATGGGTTAACATTGATAAAATTGATGGTAATCTTCTCATAGAGTTACTTTACGATAAGACAAAATATTCACGTGCTGAGATAGATGTCATCTCAACAATAATAAAAAGTGATTTTATGTCTTTCGCCGAAAATTTAACGGCTCAAAATGCATGA